DNA from Cotesia glomerata isolate CgM1 linkage group LG10, MPM_Cglom_v2.3, whole genome shotgun sequence:
tcaaaaggaGTAAAACTAGTTGATTCATGCATGGACGTGTTATATGAAAACATTGCGAAGGGTACAAGTTTATCCCAATCTtcgtatttatttacataatgTTTGATAAATTCGGTAAGTACTATGTGGCTACGTTCTAAGGCTCCATTTGTTTGAGGATGATAACCAGAAGTAGTAACTTGTTtgatcctaaataatttagctaaatgatgaaatatttttccGACAAACGATCTACCCTGGTCACTCAGTATTACTCGAGGAGATCCGAATTGTATTATTACATTACGAGCTAAAGCATCGGCGATAGTTTCGGCCTTAATATTAGGAATAGGTACAGCTATACAATATTTGGTTAAATTATCTTGGACGGTTAAAATATGTTGATTTCCGGACGGAGTTAAGGGTAACGGTCCTACCGTATcgattgaaattttatcaaaggGTTCTGCGGGAGTATCAGTAATGATCATTGGTTCCTTATTTTTAATACGGACCAATTTTTGTTCTTGGCAACTTTTACAGGTTCGAATATATTCAGTAATATCATCACGCATATTAGGCCAATAAAATCGTTCGCGAATTCGGCGATATGTTTTAGTAATGCCCTTATGTCCACCGGTTAGACTTTCATGATATTCTGCAATTATGTCTGTTCGGATATCATCTTCGGGTATGGTAACATTACCATGGCAAATTGTTACTGAACAATCACAATTTCCTAAATATTCTTTAAGCAAACTGGTAATCAATGAttgatttatttcttcaagCATATCACCTGTTTTGAAATTCGTAATGTCTTGATATTATACTGTTTGATAACGtctttaaaagaatttagTAGAGTTTTAAAGTTTTGAAGAGAGAATTcatcaaaatgatttttcttaattactgcgctgaatattttatatttaccattattggttattaatatttgatttagTTTAggcttttcaattttaaatcttgGGGATCTATTTTATCAGTATCTATTAATAATCTAGAGACTATAGTAGTGAGCTCACAATCTGCAGGAATaaagtgtaaataattatctctAAAATACGTTAGATTTTCATTAGAAGTATGAATTGATAGGTTTAGGTCATCTGAGACATCAGATATCCCAGGATAGTATAATTCATTAGGAATAGTGTCGGCTATTGATTTTTCAGTATCGAAGGTTGGAGGTTCCACCAGCTCCTCTTTTTCGATATCTTGAAATGAAGAAAGGAGTTCGGGTATAACTGGCAAACCAGCCCAACGTTTACTAGCTCTACCTTTTGTATAGGTTCCGTTAAGATCATCCGATTCTGTGTCGGTAGAACTACGAACACGAAAGGGTGTTGAACTACCTACTGGATCGCGAAAGGTAACCAGAGATTTACGTGGAGTGCGGAGTGAATCTATACCACGGGGATCCCAATAATAACTATCAGAAGTAGATGAATGACCTGAAGTCAATTCAATGACATTAGGTAGAAGAGGCATCCTTGGTGGCATTTCAGGGAAGGTTTCACTAGTATCAGAATCATCGACATAAGTTATTTTAGTATAATCTTTGATAGATGACGGCTTGTCTGTTTCCTGATCCTTCAATGGAGGAATTTGATTAGGTACAAGGCTAGGGAACCCGCTATTCCTGCCCTGTGCAACCGGAGGAATAGGTTGGGATTCTTTTGTTTGAATAGGAGATCTTTGCACTGGTCCGATTTTCTTTTAGAGCTGATTTAAGTTTAATTGGAGGTGGTGGTTTCATCATTGCGTGTCGTTGTCTAACCCTGTCACCTATACTACTAACATTAGATAGGGCAGCTTCCTTTGCAGCTTTCATTCGCTCTGCATGTTGAGCGATAGAAGTGGATAATCGAGCAGAGATTTTTGCCTGCGACTGAGGTACAACTGGTAATACCACCGGATTGCGAGATAATGCATCAGCATTTATATTAAATCTACCGGGTTTTGTAAATGAAGGTATATTCATATTCTCTTAATCTAATTCTCCAACGAATCAATCGCTGAACTGGCGGTTTGACTGAATCAATCCATTTTAAAGGTTCATGGTCACAGATTAATGTGAAATGCTGTCCATATAAATATGGTCGAAAATGTAATATTCCATAAACTACAGCGAGACATTCTTTTTTCCATTGTGGTATAATTCATTTCAGGAGGGCTCAATAAGCGGGATAAATAAGCAATTGGTTTATCCTCACCTATTTTACCTTGACTCAATACTGCTCCAATAGCTATGTCAGAGGCGTCAGTAGTGAGAATAAATGGTTTTGTAAAATCGGGATATTGCAATACCGGTGTAGTGCATAAAGCTTTGCGCAAGTCATCAAAACTTGCTTGATGCTCATCTGCCCAATTAAAAGGAGTGTcctttttaagtaaattactAAGGGGTTTAGCACGAGCagagaaattttctataaatctgCGATAATAACCAGCCAAGCCTAAAACTGACGAACATTGGTTGCGTTTTAGgaattggaaattttcaatagCTTCAGTTTTCTTAGGATCTGGACGTACACCACCGTTACCAATGATGTGTCCTAAATAAGCGACTTCCAAATTCAGAAATTCACACTTATCGGTTTGTAATACCAAATTTGCATTTTTCAACCGATTGAAAAGTCGTCGAACACGAACATTGTGTTCTTCCAAAGAACATGCAAAGACAACGATATCATCTAAATATACGAACAATTCCTGATCCTGTAAACCCAAAAGAACCTTATCCATAAGCCGTTGGAAAGTGGTAGGAGCATTTTTTAAGACCGAATGGCATTCTGGTATATTCATAATGACCATTGGGAGTACTAAATGCAGTTTTAGGTTGGTCCTTTGGATCCATGCGAATTTGGTGAAAACCACTTGCTAAGTCAAAAATAGAAAAGTATTTTGCACCACCTAGTCTATCGagtatttcaattatattagGTAGAGGATATGCATCACCTTTTGTCTTTTCATTTAATCGTCGATAATCAATGACCAAACGCCATCTTTTTGTTTCCTTTTTGAATCTGGTTTCTTAGGTACAATCCACAATGGTGAATTATACGGAGAAACGGATTCAGTAATAGTACCGTtctctaataatttttcaacctGCTTGGCTATCTCTTCTTTGTGTACAGGGGGAAATCGATATTGTTTGACAGATACAGGGATTTCATCCACAGTTGGAATAGAATGAGTTATTTCAGTGGTAGCCGATAGAGGATCACCGGGTAAATGAAAGAGATATGGAAATTCTCTAATTATAGCGTAAACATGTTCTTTctcaattgaatttaaatgatCAAGTCGAAGACTATCACAGATTCTTGCGAATCTGTCTTGATCATTTACTTGTTCACCAGGTTCATCTGAATCATCGAAGAAGTCTTCAGATTCTTCACCATGATCAAAAGGAATTAATTCCTGAGGAGGAATGTCTAAGTCAACATCTTCTTCATAGGCATTAATAGCAATTACATAACAGGTATTGTTACGATTGGTTACTATACAATTTccgatgaaaatattttcatgtGTTTCAATACGAGGTAAAAATCCAGTTTTTAAACTAGAGGGTATAAGATTAATTGGTATCACAGTGCGAGTTCGAGCTTTTAATGATGTAAATACTGAAGGTTCAGGTTCAATTTCGGATGATttgattgaattttcaaatggaATAGGCATAATTGGTTCTGAACTAGCAACTATGGTTTTATGATGAAAAGATATTTCTACCTTTTCTTTCTCTAAGAAATCAATGCCGATTATACCTTCTGTCTGAGTAGGTAAGGGGTCATTGAGAACATGAAATTTCTCGGGCCTATCAAAGAATGTTATCTCAGTGGTTCCTAGcgtgttaattttattgaggGTGATTCCTTTAAGATAAACAGAATCACTAGTATTGATTATTGTACGAGGGGCTAAAGCATCtttatgaataatatttatgtcgGCTCCGGTGTCGACTAAAAAGCGAGCACTACCATATAATATTTCAGGAGCATTTAAAGTAACGACCGGCCCTCTTCCACCTTGGTTCCTTGTCCACATTACATTTGTTCGATTGTTAAAAATCTGACCATTGATGGACGCTTTTCCGTTTGATTCGTCAAGGCGTCCTTCTGGCGAATCGGATCGGAGTTTAAATGATCCTTATTAGGTACCGGCGATTGAGAATTACCGTTGTttctattactattattgtaattgttaTCGTAGCCGTTATTAGGTctattgtaattattagtaGGATTATAGTTAGGGTTATAGGTTGAGTAACTATTATAATTAGGAGGGTTATTATAATTAGGCGGATTGTTGTTTTGACCGTTGAAGAATGGTTGATAcggaaaattataatttacaggGGGTGAATACATTTCCCGTGGAGGATACTGATAAGGTATTGAAGGTAGATAAGGCATATGTGGGAAATATCCAGGCATTGTAAAATAGGGAACTGGTTGACGAGGGGATATACTCCTGGACCGTAAGGGTGAGCCAATGCGTCGTTCATAATTGGGGGAGGAGCTACGTATTGGTGACTTGTTACGAGGGGATGATGGTCTATACCCATCATCTCGGAAAAATCGAAATGGGATTGCATCTCGCCGATCTTCGTCTTCAAAATTAACCATACGTGTCTTACGGGATAAATCTGTATTATTGGGTTGAATTGCTGCATAGGCTAAGTAATTTGAATTTCGGTGAGAACTCCCTTTTAAATCTTCTTCAAGACGgaaaagaattttatatgCATCATCAAGGGTTGCAGGATTTTGAACGCTAACACCATAAATTAAATCGTCTGGTAACCCGCGTTTAAAAGATTCCAAGGCTAGTCCGTTTAACATTTTCTTCATACCCGATAATTcgttttcattattaaaactttCACGTAATGATGCCATTGCACTTGTGCATATTCGTTTAATACGCGTATAATAGCTAAGTAATGattcattttgttttaatcTAACTGCCTGAATATCTGCGCAATATTGAGGATACGATttctttttagaaaaatattcttttaatgcgtcttttaaattttctattgttacTATTTCTTTATCTTCTAATGCATCTCGTGCGGtatcttttaattttgtacGAACTTTAGTAATAAAAGCAGGTTTCTGTTCCTCAGTAACTAATTGTAATGCTTGTTCTACATCCTGCAAAAATGAACGTAATGGCATGTTTTGCCCATCAAAATTGGGGACCATTGCTAATGCTTGTGTCATGGTAAGATTTTCTCCTAATGAGGTCATGGTTCGATCAGTAATCTCGAAATGACGAGACATTTCCTGAATTGCTTGCTCCatgtttagatttttaatattcgattattttttttttttttttttttttttaaaaaaacttattgtTTATCTGATTTTAACATGCGTTCTATTACAAGATAGAGTTCCTTAATATTGATTCGTAATAAAATAACGGATGCGAGCAAATCACGGAATTGTTTCTGATTATCCCTAATAGGTTGATTCAATTGCAAGGTTAAATTTCTGGTTTTGTCTGAATTAATGTCACTACTAGTACTTGAAACCTGATTATTAGAGTTTTCAGTTTCTGGAATATTCTTAACTCTTTTTGTTTGAgatcttaaataatattgctTTCCCGATTGTTTACGTTTCATTATGTGTAAAatgtgtttttataaaatatttttgacttaaaaatattcaattaataatgtttaataaatatctcttttatttattctcgTTGAAACaaccaaaataatttaaatcgaataattctatataatcaaaatattcaaattttatcagtgGCTCTAATTCGTCTTCATGAAGTTCTAATAAGGAATCTATAAATTGAGATATAAAATCTGATGTGATATCTGGCCTTTCTTCTATTGGTGGATATATTAATTCTACTTTATTACTAATTTCTCCTGTACTTGTTGTACTgcttgatgatgatgatggtgtgTTATCGATTTTTATAGTTGTATTGTTAGTTTGAGTATCTGTCTGTGTAGAGTCGCTATGTGATTCAATCTCCTTAGTAGAAGGATACAGTGTTTGACGCAATCGTTTGCTAAACAATATCTTTGATTTAGCTCTACGACCACGGATTTTCCTCATtcgtgaaaattaaaaaaaaaacattagagaaaatcaatttaagttccaaattttttccacTGAATGATTTAGGCACAGTGTAGGTTAATCATTCAACTAATCCAAACAATACAGGGAGCGCAACGCAACCGTTCAGGCGCCGACGCAACTTTCTTttgtttagatttttaaatttggaaGAAATTGATTACTTGGAATtagtgttaaatttttagtgtgTGATTATTTCGTTGAACGATTTAGGCACTAAATAGGTTAATCGTTCAACTAGTTAAACGAAATAGGGAGCGCAACGCAACTATGGAGCGCCGTCGCAACTGTTTTTCGCTTAACTTATTAATCATCTATTAAATCCTCATCAAGTATCCAAAACGTTATTGCTATCTTGGACACCCGACGTACTCGACAGATcaaccaaaaatatttttgtttgatGGTCAATTGACAGATTTAATAGATAATTCAAGAAAGTAGTATTACGTTTATTCTTGAATAAATACAATACAATGTGTGGggtttaattatatttgtttgttttgatgcaaaataatttattctcaaAACCCGACTGTTGTAATAGTGTTATGTAATAAGTGTTATCTAAAAAATGAGTTTAATTAAGAATAAACAACTTTACACAAAAGAAACACTTTCACCAGCGTATCCCACCGCTGTCACCAAATTTTCTACTGTCACGATCGAATAGGTCGAGACAGCGGAGTTTtgttaaaatgataattattaaaggtTTACTTAGATAAAGAGTTCATATTTCTGATTACCGGATGATTCTACACTTTCAAGTCTGTTTTTATCTCAAATTCCTAagctatgaaataattaattgatcgCGTCTTTTCCGGTTGAATAATTGTTCTTTATCTATCCCGATGATATCGAGCGGCTTATATCATAGGGGGAACCCTAGTTGCGACCCCGTGGCTAAGGTCAAGGGTAGTTAATGAACTGAAGGAAAAACAGGAGGCAGGTGGGTTTGGTGAATTATAGGTACTCGTGAATACCTCGTTTCTTACTGTAAGTTGGAAATCAGGTCTTATGAATGAGAAGAAAGAAAATGATTGGTTTCACACTTCAAATATATTCAATTTGTacttacaaattatt
Protein-coding regions in this window:
- the LOC123272877 gene encoding probable ubiquitin thioesterase DG1039: MEQAIQEMSRHFEITDRTMTSLGENLTMTQALAMVPNFDGQNMPLRSFLQDVEQALQLVTEEQKPAFITKVRTKLKDTARDALEDKEIKSYPQYCADIQAVRLKQNESLLSYYTRIKRICTSAMASLRESFNNENELSGMKKMLNGLALESFKRGLPDDLIYGVSVQNPATLDDAYKILFRLEEDLKGSSHRNSNYLAYAAIQPNNTDLSRKTRMVNFEDEDRRDAIPFRFFRDDGYRPSSPRNKSPIRSSSPNYERRIGSPLRSRSISPRQPVPYFTMPGYFPHMPYLPSIPYQYPPREMYSPPVNYNFPYQPFFNGQNNNPPNYNNPPNYNSYSTYNPNYNPTNNYNRPNNGYDNNYNNSNRNNGNSQSPVPNKDHLNSDPIRQKDALTNQTEKRPSMVRFLTIEQM